ACCACAGCTCTCACCTCACTCCAATTTGCCTCCACTTTcttccaagtccaagaaaaaaATGTCTCGTCTTTCTCTTTTGCTCCTTATCTTCATCTACATTCTAACCCCAAGTTTTGTTTTCTCATCACCAGTACAAGACCCAGATCTTGTTGTACATGAAGTACATAGGTACGTAAGAATAAGATCCACATTATTATGTTACATTTACATATATCTCATACTATAATTCATGCTCTACGTAAGTAAAGATTAATGtgacatttttttgtttgttaatagGAGCATCAATGCCTCTAGGAGGAACTTGGGATATTTATCTTGTGGAACAGGCAACCCAATTGATGATTGTTGGCGTTGTGACCCCAATTGGGACAAGAATCGCCAGAGATTAGCTGATTGTGCCATTGGTTTTGGTAAGAATGCAATTGGAGGAAGAAATGGCCACATCTACGTGGTCACTGACtctagtgatgatgatgccGTGAACCCAAAACCGGGTACTCTACGACATGCCGTAATACAAGATGAACCCTTGTGGATTATCTTCAAAAGGGACATGGTAATTAAGCTTAAGCAAGAGCTAGTGATGAACTCTTTCAAGACCATTGATGGTAGGGGTGCTAGTGTTCACATTGCTGGAGGGCCATGCATTACCATACATCATGTCACTAATATCATCATCCATGGCATCAATATTCATGATTGTAAGCAAGGAGGCAATGCTGACATAAGAGACTCCCCTCATCACTATGGCTGGTGGACTGTATCGGATGGTGATGGGGTGTCCATCTTTGGAGGGAAGCACATATGGGTGGATCATTGCTCATTGTCTAATTGCCATGATGGTCTCATAGATGCCATCCATGGATCTACGGCCATCACCATCTCCAACAACTACATGACTCATCATGACAAGGTCATGCTTTTAGGCCACAGTGATTCCTTCACACAAGATAAAGACATGCAAGTCACTGTAGCCTTTAATCATTTTGGAGAAGGGCTAGTGCAAAGAATGCCAAGGTAGGTAACTCatgttcaaaattgaaaaaaaataaaataataacggTGGCACACTTTAAGTCATCGATCTatagataaataattattacgAATGCTATGAATATTACAAATGCTATTACATAAATCTCTCAAATTAACAAAtcaacttttaaatatttatattcatTCATGTTAGATCGTAAAGTTTTGTAATAAGTTTATATTcttacataaataaattaaatgtgATATTTAAGATGATACAAATTTAACTATAAAGACTATATTACTAATTACATAGaagtaatttaaatatttatttatcatgtTGTCAAAGTAGCATTAATTACATTCAATTTTATGTtggtttgtaagttttttatagTTGTTAAAATATAAATCCAATAAGCTTTAAACCTATTTTTAGTTATACTATACTCATATTACTTGTATAACACTCATATGTCTACTTATATAAGATAATCCATTATACAATTTTCACATATATTGTCTAGCTGCTTATATTGTAAAGATTTTTTCAGTCCTTACATTAGTAAAATTGTTAATTAATAACTTTACTGTTTCCATCcttcaaagttgataaaggtGAATTTGAAAAATGTACAGGTGTAGACATGGGTATTTTCATGTGGTGAACAATGACTACACTCACTGGGAAATGTATGCTATTGGAGGGAGTGCTGACCCTACTATCTACAGCCAAGGCAATAGATTTCTTGCACCTGATGACAGGTCTAAGAAAGAGGTGACCAAGCACGAGATTGCATCAGAGAGTGAATGGAAGCACTGGAACTGGAGGTCCGAAGGGGATTTGCTGTTGAACGGAGCATACTTCCGGCAGTCGGGAGCAGGTGCATCTTCTAGCTATGCTAGGGCATATAGCCTGAGTGCAAGACCATCTACTCTGGTGGGCTCAATGACCATGACTGCTGGTTCACTTAATTGTAGGAAGGGTTCCCGCTGCTAATTGAGCACACTGAACCCCTAGTTTATCAGCTAAAAATAACTGTGAGAGCAACTAGAAAAAAGGATGAGAACAATATTAATCCTTTGTTTGCCAACAgtttactatttatatatatatatatatatatatatatatatatatatgtatttgtagTGTTTTATGTTACTTAACCACTTAACAAGTATCTCATgcaaagattatatatatatatatatatatatatatatatatattcaatttctCACATGTTGTGGAATCCACATACCTATAGAATTCATGTATGTTGagaaatctcaaaaataaataaagccgaaacataagataattaaaaaaaattaccccaTAGATAGGGGCAGAATTGAAGTGCCAGTAAGTCATAAGACCAGTGGCAAATTTTGCTTTAAAACCATTTTGTGTGATATTGACTGCATTTTCCGTATCATAAGGAAGTCAAGTGTTGATTTAATTGACTTCATTGTTTTTCCCCTAGCCACCCTTTTTATGGTGAAATCTCAGTCTTTTCCTTCTGTGTTAAATAGTGGAGGTCCATATGTGAACAAGAACAACTAAAGATCATCTAGCTGTGGAGAAAAAACACTTGTTATAAAAGTGATAATGTACTCCTTTTCTTTcacttttgtttttgggggCCAAAGACTAGAAAAATTCCAAatgttataattaaatatttatgttgAATCTAGAATCTTCACTCTAAAAATAGACTAGACAATTAAATTGGCTTCTTCTTGTGAATTTCAAATCTATTCTAGCTTAAGCTCATGTATATTGACTAAATCttttgaagaaaatataaaaggC
This DNA window, taken from Quercus robur chromosome 2, dhQueRobu3.1, whole genome shotgun sequence, encodes the following:
- the LOC126714729 gene encoding pectate lyase-like produces the protein MSRLSLLLLIFIYILTPSFVFSSPVQDPDLVVHEVHRSINASRRNLGYLSCGTGNPIDDCWRCDPNWDKNRQRLADCAIGFGKNAIGGRNGHIYVVTDSSDDDAVNPKPGTLRHAVIQDEPLWIIFKRDMVIKLKQELVMNSFKTIDGRGASVHIAGGPCITIHHVTNIIIHGINIHDCKQGGNADIRDSPHHYGWWTVSDGDGVSIFGGKHIWVDHCSLSNCHDGLIDAIHGSTAITISNNYMTHHDKVMLLGHSDSFTQDKDMQVTVAFNHFGEGLVQRMPRCRHGYFHVVNNDYTHWEMYAIGGSADPTIYSQGNRFLAPDDRSKKEVTKHEIASESEWKHWNWRSEGDLLLNGAYFRQSGAGASSSYARAYSLSARPSTLVGSMTMTAGSLNCRKGSRC